The Platichthys flesus chromosome 10, fPlaFle2.1, whole genome shotgun sequence genome includes a window with the following:
- the LOC133962406 gene encoding histone H4, whose product MSGRGKGGKGLGKGGAKRHRKVLRDNIQGITKPAIRRLARRGGVKRISGLIYEETRGVLKVFLENVIRDAVTYTEHAKRKTVTAMDVVYALKRQGRTLYGFGG is encoded by the coding sequence atgtctggacgaggaaagggaggaaaaggcctcggtaaaggaggcgcaaagcgtcaccgcaaagttctccgtgataacatccagggaattaccaagcccgccatccgccgcctggctcgccgtggcggagtgaagcgtatctccggtctgatctacgaggagacccgcggcgtgttgaaggttttccttgagaacgtgatccgcgatgctgtcacctacaccgagcacgccaagaggaagaccgtcaccgccatggacgtggtgtatgctctgaagagacaggGTCGCACTCTGTACGGCTTCGGCGGATAA
- the LOC133961984 gene encoding histone H2B-like: MPEVAKPAPKKGSKKAVAKAPGKGGKKRRKSRKESYAIYVYKVLKQVHPDTGISSKAMGIMNSFVSDIFERIAGEASRLAHYNKRSTITSREIQTAVRLLLPGELAKHAVSEGTKAVTKYTSSK; the protein is encoded by the coding sequence ATGCCTGAAGTAGCGAAGCCAGCGCCCAAAAAGGGCTCCAAGAAAGCGGTGGCGAAGGCCCCCGGCAAgggcggaaagaagaggagaaagtccaggaaggagagctacgccatctacgtgtacaaggtgctgaagcaggtccaccccgacactgggatttcctccaaggccatgggcatcatgaactccttcgtgagcgacatcttcgagcgcatcgccggtgaggcctctcgtctggctcattacaacaagcgctccaccattacctccagggagattcagaccgccgtccgcctgctgctgcccggggagCTGGCCAAACACGCCGTGTCTGAGGGCACCAAGGCAGTGACCAAGTACACCAGCTCCAAGTAA
- the LOC133962466 gene encoding histone H3: protein MARTKQTARKSTGGKAPRKQLATKAARKSAPATGGVKKPHRYRPGTVALREIRRYQKSTELLIRKLPFQRLVREIAQDFKTDLRFQSSAVMALQEASEAYLVGLFEDTNLCAIHAKRVTIMPKDIQLARRIRGERA from the coding sequence ATGGCAAGAACCAAGCAGACCGCTCGTAAATCCACCGGAGGCAAAgcccccaggaagcagctggccaccaaggCTGCGCGTAAGAGCGCCCCGGCTACCGGcggcgtgaagaagcctcaccgttacaggcccggtaccgtggctctgagagagatccgtcgctaccagaaatctactgagctgctgatccgcaagctgcccttccagcgcctggtgagagaaatcgctcaggatttcaagaccgacctgcgcttccagagctccgctgtcatggctcttcaggaggccagcgaggctTACCTGGTCGGCCTCtttgaggacaccaacctgtgcgccatccacgccaagagggttaccatcatgcccaaggacatccagctggcccgccgcatccgcggagagaGAGCTTAA
- the LOC133962468 gene encoding histone H2A-like, whose protein sequence is MSGRGKTGGKARAKAKTRSSRAGLQFPVGRVHRLLRKGNYAHRVGAGAPVYLAAVLEYLTAEILELAGNAARDNKKSRIIPRHLQLAVRNDEELNKLLGGVTIAQGGVLPNIQAVLLPKKTEKAPKSK, encoded by the coding sequence ATGTCTGGTAGAGGTAAAACCGGCGGAAAGGCCAGGGCGAAGGCAAAGACTCGCTCTTCCCGCGCCgggctccagttccccgtcggtcgtgttcacaggctgctgcgtaaaggcaactacgcacatcgcgttggtgccggcgcccccgtctacctggcggctgtgctggagtacctcaccgctgagatcctggagctggctggaaacgccgcccgcgacaacaagaagagccgtatcatcccccgccacctgcagctggccgtccgcaacgacgaggagctcaacaaactcctgggcggagtgaccatcgctcagggcggcgtgctgcccaacatccaggctgttcttctgcccaagaagaccgagaaggccccaaagtccaagtaa
- the LOC133962469 gene encoding histone H2B-like encodes MPEVAKPAPKKGSKKAVAKAPGKGGKKRRKSRKESYAIYVYKVLKQVHPDTGISSKAMGIMNSFVSDIFERIAGEASRLAHYNKRSTITSREIQTAVRLLLPGELAKHAVSEGTKAVTKYTSSK; translated from the coding sequence ATGCCTGAAGTAGCGAAGCCAGCGCCCAAAAAGGGCTCCAAGAAAGCGGTGGCGAAGGCCCCCGGCAAgggcggaaagaagaggagaaagtcaaggaaggagagctacgccatctacgtgtacaaggtgctgaagcaggtccaccccgacactgggatttcctccaaggccatgggcatcatgaactccttcgtgagcgacatcttcgagcgcatcgccggtgaggcctctcgtctggctcattacaacaagcgctccaccattacctccagggagattcagaccgccgtccgcctgctgctgcccggggagCTGGCCAAACACGCCGTGTCTGAGGGCACCAAGGCAGTGACCAAGTACACCAGCTCCAAGTAA